GAGCCGCTTGGTGTCGTGGCGGCAATCACTCCATTTAACTTCCCGCTCGTGCTGGCGATGTGGAAGATCGCTCCGGCGATTGCGATGGGCAATTCCATCATCGTGAAGCCGGCATCTGACACACCGCTTGGGACACTGAAACTGGCTGAATTAGCGATTGAAGCCGGTTTGCCAAAGGGGGTCTTTAATGTTATCACCGGTCTTGGCTCAGAGGTGGGCGAAGCATTGGTTAAGCATCCTGATATCAGGAAGGTGGCATTCACCGGTTCTACAGAAATTGGGAAGAAAATCATGGAACAATCAGCTTCCACGGTTAAGAAGGTCACCCTCGAGCTGGGCGGTAAGGCAGCGGCCATCGTCTTGCCGGATGCTGATTTTGAGCTGACGATACCAGGTGTATTGCTGGGCGTGTTCTTCCATGCCGGCCAGGTATGCGAGGCGAGCACGCGTGTTCTTGTCCATGAAAGTATATACGAGCCGGTAATCGAGCAATTAGCCGCCATGACGGAAAAAATAAAATTAGGCCATCCGCTTGACCCAAGCACAGGGATGGGGCCAGTCATTTCCGAGAAGCAAATGAATAAGGTTTTGGATTATATCGAATCAGGGAAGGATGAGGGCGCCCGTCTTGTATGCGGAGGCAAGCGAGCTGAAGGTCCTGGTCTCGATAATGGCTATTATATTGAGCCGACGATCTTTGCGGATGTCACGAATGATATGCGGATTGCACAAGAGGAAATTTTCGGTCCTGTCCTCTGCGTGATGAAATATAAAGAGATTGATGAAGCAATCAATATTGCTAATGACACGAACTATGGCTTGTCTGCTGGTATCTGGTCAAGGGACGTAACAACCGCAAATGAGATCGCCACAAAACTTGAGGCAGGAACGGTGTGGGTCAATGAGTGGCATGTCTTCCGTAATGATGCCCCGTTTGGCGGATATAAGGAAAGTGGTCTCGGACGTGAGCTTGGCATGCAGGTGTTTAACGAATATACGGAACTAAAAAGCATCATTACCTCCCTTACCACCGAGAATAAGCAGCGTCAGGCACTGGGACTGATTTTTTAATAATAAAAGGAATGGAGAGATACGATGAAAAAGACCTCGTACTATGAATTTACGCATCGTTCCAATATTCGAAGCGGTGCAGGAACACATATCCTCGTCCCAGACTTGATTCACGCGCTTGGAGGCAGGCGGCCTGTACTGTATTCGGATAAGGGCCTGACGCAAGCAGGACTGACAAAGAAAATTGAACGGCTATTTGAGATGGTCCCAGGTATTCAGCTGGCAGGTGTATTTGATGATGTAACACAAGACGCGAAATCGTCAAACATCAATAATGGCCTGAGCTATTTTAAGGAATGCAATGGGGATTCACTGATTGCCATAGGCGGCGGGTCGGTTCTTGACACGGCCAAGGCAATCAAATGGTGTATCCACAAAAATGTGAATCGGATTGAGGAAGCGCTGGCAGGCAATGTGCTTGAGGTCTGGCCAGATGCCACTCATATGGGAATTCCTCATATTTCGATAGCTACCACTGCTGGGACCGGTGCGGAGATCTCGGGCATTTCAGTTGTCCTGAATGAAAGGCTTGGCGTGAAATGCAATCTTTTGAATCCTTTCATCAATTCGGATATTGCGATTCTAGATCCGGAATTGACAATTGGGCTTCCGCCGAAGATCACGGCATTTACCGGAATGGATGCATTGACCCATGCGGTTGAGGGATATTTCTCCAATAAGTCAAATGCCATGGCCGATGCTTTTGCTCTTCATTCAGCGAAAATGATACGAGATAATCTGCCAACTGCGGTGTCTGATGGAGAGAATCGCGAAGCGAGAGCAAATATGCTCCAGGCAAGCGCAATGGCTATCACGAGCTTTGCCCTCGCCTTTTCTAATCTGCCAATCCATAATATGGCCCATGCCCTTGGCGCCAAATATGGCATACCGCATGGCTTGGCGAATGCAGTGCTAATGCCATCGGTCATGAAGCATTTGGCTCCGCTATACTTGCCGAAGGTAAAGGAGTTTGCCCATTCATTTGGCATGAAAGAAATTCCTGAATCTCCGGAGGAATGTCTAGAGCAATGCATCAATGAGATTATTGCCCTCCGCCAATCAGTCAACTTGCCGGATGATTTCTCTGAATATGAAATAGATGAGGTCGATATGGAAGAGATAATTTCTGCTGTTCAAAACGATCCATCCGGTCAAGCTTTCCGTATACCGGAGGACGTCATCACGGCTGTTTGCAAGGAAGTCCTTGGTGTAAAAGTAAGAGTCTGATTTGATCCTTAGGAGGGGAATCAATGAATATTGTTGAATTGCTTGAAAGCACAGCATCTAGGCTGCCGAACAAGCCTGCGCTCCATTTCCGCGGGTCATCCATAAATTATCGGGATTTGCTTGATAGCGTCTATTCCCATGCCGCTGGCTTGAAGGAGCATGGAGTGAAGAATGGAACGAAGGTAGCGTTGATGATGACCAATCGGCCGGAATATATTATTACCTATTTCGCCGTATTGGCAAATGGCGGAACAGTTGTCCCGATTAATCCAACCTTTAAGGAAAAAGAAACCTCCTATATCATCAATAATTCGGAGTCTGAGCTTTTGGTTATGGAGGAATTAACCCGGCCGGTAATTGAAAATGCAAAGAGTGAGTTTAAGTATATCCGTGAGATTTTCTATTATGGAACAGAAGAAAATTTGCCGTTTATGGAATGGCATGGACTGAGCTCCAAATCCAAAATATCGCATGCTGTGCCGCTTCCGTCTGATTCAGTTGCCCAAATCATTTACACATCAGGGACAACTGGTCATCCGAAGGGGGCTATGATTACTCATGACAATTTGAATTGGATGTCCATCGCGGCTGCTGTCACCAATCAGCTTTCATCAAAGGATCGAGTCTTATGTGTTTTACCTTTGTTTCATGCCTATGCGAAGCTGCAAGGATTTCTTTCGCCGATATCCCATGGCGCTGCCATCTATTTAGAGGAGAGGTTTCATCCAGTCGACACGCTTGAGAAATTAGCAAATGAAAAGATTACCGTCTTCCTTGGGGTACCGACGATGTACGCTCTCTTCTTGAGAAACCCGAAAATTAATGAGCATGATTTCTCTCATCTCAGAATTGCCGGCTGCGGAGGCGCTAGCCTTCCTGCTGAAATTCTCCAAAAAGCGAATCAGTCTCTCGGCGTTGATATTGGGGAAGGGTATGGACTGACTGAAAGTACGGTGATGCTGATGACCACTCCGCGCGACCTTCCGAAAAAAATCAAATCAGTCGGAATGCCTCTGCCAGGAGTGGAATTGAAAATTGTCGACCCAGAAGGAATGGAGACGGCTCCGCATCAGGTTGGTGAAATTATATTCCGGGGTCCGAATATGATGAAGGGATATTATAAGAAGCCGGACGAAACAGAGAATACGATTAAGGATGGCTGGCTGTATACGGGAGACCTCGCCTATTATGATGAAGAAGGATATCATTTCATCGTTGACCGAAAAAAGGATATGATCATCCGCGGGGGCTTCAACATCTATCCGCGAGAGCTCGAGGAAGTGCTGTATGAGCATCCGGATATTCTAGAGTGCTCGGTGATTGGCCGTCCGGATGAGATTTTCGGTGAGAAGACGGTTGCGTATATCAATAAGAAGACACCGAATTTAACCGAGGAGGAAGTGAAGGCTTATTGTGCTGGCAAGCTAGCCGAATATAAGGTTCCTGATTTTGTCTGCTTTATCGAGGAGATTCCAAAGTCCGGAACCGGGAAGATTTTAAAGACTGTCTTGAAGGAACGTGACCGGAAGACCATTCAATCCTAAACTTGCAGGAGCAGGTTCATTCTCGCTTTTTCGCGACATGAACCTGCTCTATTTCTATTTTTGCCGACAAAAAAAGGAGTTCACTAGGCATCTGTTGAACCTAATAAGATATACAACGAGAAAGGAGAGATGAAACATTAAATCGGTAAAAGACATTATGAGTCCATTGGAACATTGTCTATCACCGACGAACACATTAGAGGAAGCCATTAACATCATGTACAGCCAGAAATGGAACACAGTACCCGTCACCAATCATTCAGGGAAGCTAATTGGGGTTTTTACGAGAAGCTCGATGTATCAAATGATCCTTTCAGATGTATCGAAGGATACGCCGATTAGCGACTACATAAAAAAGGCAGTCGGGACTGTTCTTGAGGACGTTGATTCTGAATTATTAGAGACGATGATCGCAAAGAGCCGGGTCGGTACTGGCATCATCATCAATAAAAGCGGTAAACCGGTTGGGCTTTTTACGAAAGCAAATGCGGTCATGAATTATGTGAAGGAAACGCAAATCTTGAAAAGTCAGCTCGAGAAAGTCATGGATACATCTAATCTTGGGGCGATCATGACAAATGAACAGGGGAAAATCATTTTTGCGAATGAGAAATGT
This DNA window, taken from Pradoshia eiseniae, encodes the following:
- a CDS encoding aldehyde dehydrogenase family protein; translation: MSTETKVQEFAQFINGEWKPGCGGATFDVLNPADGEVVAKASKATAEDVNMAVQSAKETFESGVWSKKSQKERTQIMLSFAGKIKEHAQELIYLEGISTGATVRKIGGADIMQLILCLQQTANMSLKYEMTEHLPVMETFGPNRTQLVREPLGVVAAITPFNFPLVLAMWKIAPAIAMGNSIIVKPASDTPLGTLKLAELAIEAGLPKGVFNVITGLGSEVGEALVKHPDIRKVAFTGSTEIGKKIMEQSASTVKKVTLELGGKAAAIVLPDADFELTIPGVLLGVFFHAGQVCEASTRVLVHESIYEPVIEQLAAMTEKIKLGHPLDPSTGMGPVISEKQMNKVLDYIESGKDEGARLVCGGKRAEGPGLDNGYYIEPTIFADVTNDMRIAQEEIFGPVLCVMKYKEIDEAINIANDTNYGLSAGIWSRDVTTANEIATKLEAGTVWVNEWHVFRNDAPFGGYKESGLGRELGMQVFNEYTELKSIITSLTTENKQRQALGLIF
- a CDS encoding iron-containing alcohol dehydrogenase; this translates as MKKTSYYEFTHRSNIRSGAGTHILVPDLIHALGGRRPVLYSDKGLTQAGLTKKIERLFEMVPGIQLAGVFDDVTQDAKSSNINNGLSYFKECNGDSLIAIGGGSVLDTAKAIKWCIHKNVNRIEEALAGNVLEVWPDATHMGIPHISIATTAGTGAEISGISVVLNERLGVKCNLLNPFINSDIAILDPELTIGLPPKITAFTGMDALTHAVEGYFSNKSNAMADAFALHSAKMIRDNLPTAVSDGENREARANMLQASAMAITSFALAFSNLPIHNMAHALGAKYGIPHGLANAVLMPSVMKHLAPLYLPKVKEFAHSFGMKEIPESPEECLEQCINEIIALRQSVNLPDDFSEYEIDEVDMEEIISAVQNDPSGQAFRIPEDVITAVCKEVLGVKVRV
- a CDS encoding class I adenylate-forming enzyme family protein; this encodes MNIVELLESTASRLPNKPALHFRGSSINYRDLLDSVYSHAAGLKEHGVKNGTKVALMMTNRPEYIITYFAVLANGGTVVPINPTFKEKETSYIINNSESELLVMEELTRPVIENAKSEFKYIREIFYYGTEENLPFMEWHGLSSKSKISHAVPLPSDSVAQIIYTSGTTGHPKGAMITHDNLNWMSIAAAVTNQLSSKDRVLCVLPLFHAYAKLQGFLSPISHGAAIYLEERFHPVDTLEKLANEKITVFLGVPTMYALFLRNPKINEHDFSHLRIAGCGGASLPAEILQKANQSLGVDIGEGYGLTESTVMLMTTPRDLPKKIKSVGMPLPGVELKIVDPEGMETAPHQVGEIIFRGPNMMKGYYKKPDETENTIKDGWLYTGDLAYYDEEGYHFIVDRKKDMIIRGGFNIYPRELEEVLYEHPDILECSVIGRPDEIFGEKTVAYINKKTPNLTEEEVKAYCAGKLAEYKVPDFVCFIEEIPKSGTGKILKTVLKERDRKTIQS